The following coding sequences are from one Virgibacillus necropolis window:
- a CDS encoding DUF899 domain-containing protein, protein MDDQSLGCCNPVNEGASISSRNDKINNPRIVSREEWHKVHQAFLEKEKAFTRARDELNEKRRQLPMMEVTKSYVFNGTDGTSSLLELFAGRSQLIVYHFMFDPSWEEGCDGCSMMVDNMGHPVHLNTRDTTLVLVSRAPLEKIEPFKARMGWSIPWYSSFLSEFNYDFGATTKEGETHGYSVFLLEDNRIYHTYSTWARGVEYLGSNWSYLDISPRGRQELWENSPPKIDQTATYEWWRHHDRYEE, encoded by the coding sequence ATGGATGATCAATCGCTTGGATGCTGTAATCCTGTTAATGAAGGTGCAAGTATATCATCTAGAAACGATAAAATTAATAATCCAAGAATCGTTTCAAGAGAAGAATGGCATAAGGTTCATCAGGCGTTTTTAGAGAAAGAAAAAGCATTTACTCGTGCCCGTGATGAGCTAAACGAAAAACGACGTCAGTTGCCGATGATGGAAGTTACAAAAAGTTACGTATTTAATGGTACAGATGGGACCTCAAGCTTGCTTGAATTATTTGCTGGTCGAAGTCAGCTCATTGTTTATCACTTTATGTTCGATCCAAGTTGGGAAGAAGGCTGCGATGGTTGTTCAATGATGGTCGACAATATGGGTCATCCCGTTCATTTAAATACCCGTGACACAACGCTTGTTTTGGTATCCCGGGCGCCTCTCGAAAAGATAGAGCCATTTAAGGCTAGAATGGGCTGGTCGATCCCGTGGTATTCATCATTTTTGAGCGAATTTAATTATGACTTTGGAGCAACGACTAAGGAAGGTGAAACACACGGTTATAGTGTTTTTCTATTAGAAGACAATCGAATATATCATACCTATTCAACTTGGGCGCGGGGGGTTGAATACTTAGGTAGTAATTGGAGCTATTTGGATATTTCTCCACGTGGGCGACAAGAGTTATGGGAAAATTCACCTCCAAAGATCGATCAAACAGCAACATATGAATGGTGGCGCCATCATGATCGGTACGAGGAGTGA
- a CDS encoding pentapeptide repeat-containing protein translates to MSNQLANNNIRNDLSADCENCFGLCCVALPYTKSADFAVDKDRGTPCVNLQSDYRCGIHKNLRKKGFRGCAVYECFGAGQKVSQVTYSGNDWRESQAVAKEMFEVFPIMQQLHEMLHYLNEALSLEDAQPIYKDLEVALEETEYFTNLNPTSILNLNIPAHRAIVNSLLQQTSELVRAQARHKKKQKKISRGSDLIGANLKGADLRGANLRGAILIASDLRDSDMRVTDLIGADLRDANLSGANLIGSIFLTQAQVNSAKGNVNTKLPASLSIPDHWSE, encoded by the coding sequence TTGTCTAATCAATTAGCGAACAACAATATTCGTAATGATTTAAGTGCGGACTGTGAAAATTGTTTTGGCTTGTGCTGTGTAGCTTTGCCTTATACAAAGTCAGCTGATTTTGCCGTTGATAAAGATCGGGGTACTCCTTGTGTAAATTTGCAATCAGATTATCGCTGTGGTATTCATAAAAACCTTAGAAAAAAGGGCTTTCGAGGCTGTGCTGTATATGAATGCTTTGGTGCAGGTCAAAAGGTATCTCAAGTCACCTATTCTGGAAACGATTGGCGAGAAAGTCAAGCGGTAGCAAAGGAAATGTTTGAGGTATTTCCTATTATGCAACAACTTCATGAGATGCTTCATTACTTAAATGAAGCACTTAGTTTGGAAGATGCTCAACCTATTTACAAAGATTTGGAGGTCGCTCTAGAAGAAACGGAATATTTTACTAATTTAAATCCAACATCTATCTTAAACCTTAATATACCAGCTCATCGAGCGATCGTTAATAGTTTACTTCAACAGACAAGTGAACTTGTACGTGCCCAAGCACGACATAAGAAAAAACAGAAAAAAATTAGCAGGGGAAGTGACCTCATAGGTGCAAATTTAAAAGGCGCTGACCTTAGGGGAGCTAACTTAAGAGGAGCTATACTTATAGCCTCAGACCTCAGGGATTCTGACATGAGAGTAACTGATCTTATCGGTGCAGACCTTAGAGACGCTAATCTAAGCGGTGCTAATCTTATAGGGAGTATCTTTCTTACGCAAGCACAAGTTAACTCGGCTAAGGGCAATGTGAATACGAAATTACCAGCTTCTTTAAGCATTCCTGATCATTGGTCTGAGTAA
- a CDS encoding GNAT family N-acetyltransferase: MIRKATVADAEGIARVHVDCWRTTYKDIISEKFLTNLSYEQRTKLWVNNISRKNDSVFVAVNDDEKIIGFTSGGNVKLGEYQGYDGDVTSIYILKKFQGLGIGKKLLKRLFTEFESLNFHSVIVKVLEENKSCHFYEAMGAEIIDSTSIKMADDNLKLLVYGWEDIST, encoded by the coding sequence ATGATAAGAAAGGCAACGGTGGCTGATGCTGAAGGGATAGCTAGAGTACACGTGGATTGTTGGAGAACTACATATAAGGATATTATTTCCGAAAAATTTTTAACGAATCTCTCATATGAACAAAGAACAAAGTTATGGGTGAATAATATTTCCAGAAAAAATGATTCTGTGTTTGTCGCAGTAAATGATGATGAGAAAATTATCGGATTTACCAGTGGAGGTAATGTGAAATTAGGAGAATACCAAGGATATGATGGTGATGTAACTTCTATTTATATTTTGAAAAAATTTCAAGGTTTAGGGATAGGAAAAAAATTATTGAAAAGACTCTTTACTGAATTTGAGAGTTTAAATTTCCATTCAGTTATTGTTAAAGTGTTAGAGGAAAATAAATCTTGTCACTTCTATGAAGCAATGGGAGCTGAAATTATAGATAGTACATCCATCAAAATGGCTGATGATAACTTGAAATTATTAGTTTATGGATGGGAAGATATCAGTACTTGA
- a CDS encoding DUF6612 family protein encodes MKKIVITVLVMTMLTILVACGGQSESTSGNGSASNEEAPKSEEKKEELTPQQVITKSSEAMQDWPGMQYVVDGIQTINASKGEQKQTIDQKFTIDTKTTMDPITMHMTGNMTMQGQEVPVENYYVDGTMYTKAPQDQWIAIEGMNLDQLQAQSQGQNPSETMEQFTKMLDELSGEDKSSEFITMKEQDDLYVVELDLNEEASSKVMDIVKEQAKGTMQQLEKMGISDVMENMKIKSMNQTFYIDRETFEQKKMDQQMTMEMSMNGANMTIDMDISMDIKGKVDEKVTVPKDVKKKAQVVSMEQLQQAQQQSEQQAQSQQ; translated from the coding sequence GTGAAAAAAATTGTAATTACTGTTTTAGTAATGACTATGCTTACAATTCTAGTCGCGTGTGGTGGTCAAAGTGAAAGCACCAGTGGAAACGGGAGCGCATCAAATGAAGAAGCGCCAAAATCAGAGGAAAAGAAAGAAGAACTAACACCGCAACAAGTTATCACGAAATCAAGCGAGGCTATGCAGGATTGGCCAGGAATGCAGTATGTAGTGGATGGAATTCAGACCATAAATGCATCAAAGGGCGAACAAAAACAAACAATCGATCAGAAGTTCACAATTGATACAAAAACGACGATGGATCCGATAACCATGCACATGACTGGTAATATGACCATGCAGGGTCAAGAAGTACCTGTTGAAAATTACTATGTAGACGGTACGATGTATACAAAAGCCCCACAAGATCAATGGATTGCAATCGAAGGAATGAACCTTGATCAGCTTCAAGCGCAAAGTCAGGGACAAAACCCATCCGAGACAATGGAGCAATTTACAAAGATGTTAGATGAACTTTCAGGGGAAGATAAATCAAGTGAATTTATTACAATGAAAGAACAGGACGATTTGTATGTAGTAGAATTGGATCTTAACGAAGAAGCTTCGTCAAAGGTAATGGATATTGTAAAAGAGCAAGCTAAGGGTACGATGCAACAATTAGAAAAAATGGGTATTTCGGATGTAATGGAAAACATGAAAATTAAAAGCATGAACCAAACCTTTTACATCGATAGGGAAACATTTGAACAAAAGAAAATGGATCAGCAAATGACGATGGAAATGTCAATGAATGGTGCTAACATGACAATCGACATGGATATATCTATGGATATCAAAGGAAAAGTGGATGAAAAAGTCACGGTTCCAAAAGATGTTAAGAAAAAGGCGCAAGTAGTTAGTATGGAGCAACTACAACAAGCACAACAACAATCAGAACAACAAGCACAATCACAACAATAA
- a CDS encoding Cif family virulence factor codes for MGLESELSTKVYRLMELHQEFADGNYEEMNALYADDFQGSLYMPRVGQVENFNADQIKEGNKEAANHFNGKKMQFIFSGLQIVPQHENQAAVSYEITYRDEERMVRALNLEVWRKGTDEKWRIIRWYQEKGQSET; via the coding sequence ATGGGTCTGGAATCAGAGTTATCAACGAAAGTATATAGATTAATGGAGTTACATCAGGAATTTGCGGATGGCAACTATGAAGAAATGAATGCTTTATATGCGGATGATTTTCAAGGGTCACTCTATATGCCGAGGGTAGGGCAAGTAGAAAATTTTAACGCTGACCAGATTAAAGAAGGAAATAAGGAAGCGGCCAATCATTTCAACGGTAAAAAAATGCAATTTATTTTTTCGGGCTTGCAAATTGTGCCACAACATGAAAATCAGGCGGCAGTATCTTATGAGATTACTTATCGAGATGAAGAGAGAATGGTAAGAGCCTTAAATCTAGAAGTTTGGCGTAAAGGCACGGATGAAAAATGGAGGATTATTCGGTGGTATCAGGAAAAGGGCCAGAGCGAGACTTAA